The region ttgggatgatacaaatcagacattgttattgttatcgtGTCattgctactgtaattttaaaaagccagcacagtagagtctcacttatccaagcctcacttatccaagcctctggattatccaagccatttttgtagtcaatgttttcaatatatcgtgttattttggtgctaaattcgtaaatacagtaagtacaacataacattactgcatattgaactgctttttctgtcaaatttgttgtaaaacatgatgttttggtgcttaatttgtaaaatcataacctaatttgatgtttaataggcttttccttaatccctccttattatccaacatattcgcttatccaagcttctgctggcccgtttaacttggataagtgagactctactgtatatggaataagttttaatgtttcaattggaaagtgcttattgtacTTTCATTTGATGCCacggcctatggctagtacattAAACCATTCATTCATTATATGCAATATGTATTATTCAGTGGAAATTGATTTCCGTGGCCTTTGGATAATTGCCACAGTTGAGTAAAAGTGCATATAATATTGGGCCTTATAATTTAAGGTGGGATTCGTAACTCTGGTGAAGCCATTATAACACAAAAGTATAAATGTATTTACCTAGCCTTCAAATAATCACCACAGCTGTTGAAGAgtgtatacatttttttttcctggagggAAGGGGAGAAATTCTTGACGCTACAACGACACAAACACGGATCCTTCTTTTGTCCAAATTTAAGGGGAGAAACCTTTTTTGAAAAGCCAACTTATACCGGAGAGGGTCCAAACGGCATCGGTGCTTTGTTTCGCTCCTCCGTTCACAGGCGGCAGCAACCCCGTGGTCAAGGCTGCCTGGTCAGCTGGCGATGAGCCAAGCCAAGCCCAGTGGCCGCTGTGTCCGTCAATCCGTGGCCAAGCCTCTTCCCACCTCCAAGCTCCGGTGGCAGGTCCTCAACCAAGTGGAAAACTCAACGTGGCGGCTGCTTGTAGTTGCCATTGATTTCCTGCGCGATGGTGACGGCCTCGGCTCCCAAGGGCAACCTGTCGCTGTATTCGGAGCCCACTTCGAACTCCTCCGGGTTGGTTTTGGACTGGGAGTCGGCCAGGGAGCTAGCCGCCATGCTCTCATCCCGAGCCAGTTGCCCTTGGCTGGTGGCCGCCCTGCCCATCTCCCCTCTTCCCGCTCcgtttccttcctcctcttcctcttcctcctccccaacCCCTTCCCCAACCTCACTGGGGTCTTCATTCTTCTCCGAACCCAGGTAGGAGGCCCGGGGGTCGAAATCGGCAGCCATGTGCTTCTCCATCTGGTCCGGGTTGCGTGCCCTCAAGATGAGCTTGTAGGTCTTGCCTTGGTAGGTGGAGAGCAGGTGGCAGCAGGTGGCCCCCAGCAAGGGTACGGTGGCCACTCCCAGGAGGAAGATGCTGACCACCACGATGATGAGGAGCGAGGGGACCTCTTGCTTGGTGGTGAAGACCACCTGGACCGGGCAGTCCTCTCCGGCGTAACTCAGGCAGACGGAGTAGTTGGTGCCAGGCCGTAGGGCTTGGAACCAGTAGGTGTTGATGCCCTCCTGGATCTGGGACCACTGGACCAAGGACGGACGGCTGCCTGGAGGCTTCTCCTCACACAGGTAGAGCCACCTCAGGTGCGCTTTCTCCGGCTTGGAGGAGGACGAGGACGGGAAGAAGGGTGTGAGCTGGACCTTGGCCTCCCGCTCGGACACATCCAGGGCAATGACTCCCAAGTCGAAGCTGTGCGGCTTGAGCGCGGCCGCACTCTGGTTGAAGGCAGCGTGGTTGGAGACGTAGCGTGGTCCCGGGCTGGGCCCGCAGCGCTTCTCAAAATCCGGCGGCTGGGAAGGCGAGTCGGGGAACTCTGCACGCGCCCCGTCACTGCTGTTTGGCGAGGCGTGGTAGTTCCGGGACGGGGTGGGCCTGGAGAGCGTGGGCGTTTTGCTCCTCTCGTCTGGCTTCATGACGTTGTTCTTGGAGACCTTGCCCTCAGCTTTGCCCTCTCCAATTGAAGTTTGGATCCCAGGGGCATCGGGGTCCTTGGGGGCGTCCGCCAGGGCCACGTGGACCGAGCTGCGGTTGCTTCCCATCTCGTTGCTGGCCAGGCAGGTGTAGGTGCCTTCTTCTTTCTTGCTCAGGTGCGTGATCACCAAAGTGCCGTTGCTAAAGGTCCGGAAAGGCTCCGGCTTGCCTTCTTCGGAGGGCAGCCGGTTACTCTGCTCGCTCTTGTTCCGATTGGGCAGCTCCAAGGTTTGGCCCGAGGAGGTCTGGATGTGCCAGAGGAGCTCCGGCGGAGGGGACCCCGAGGCCTGGCAATGCAAAGCCAAGGTCAAGCCGTAGGCCAGCGAGGTGCGCTCCAGGTTGGGGTGGTAGGTCAAGGCCACGGTCGGGGCGGAGCACGGTATGGCGGGGATCTTGGCCAACGGCAGGCCCTTCCAGGCCTCGGGCGCCACACAGGCAATGGCCTCCCGCTCAGGGATGGAGATCAGAGTGCTCTCGGTCCAGTTTTTCAGCCACATGAGCTGGCAGGTGCAGTTGAAGGGGTTGTTGTAGATCTGGAGGTGGG is a window of Anolis carolinensis isolate JA03-04 unplaced genomic scaffold, rAnoCar3.1.pri scaffold_11, whole genome shotgun sequence DNA encoding:
- the LOC134293905 gene encoding immunoglobulin superfamily containing leucine-rich repeat protein 2-like codes for the protein MERAKMPPLLFLFRLCLSATLWAFLGWAPLRSGQACPAPCACVDKYAQQFADCAYKELATVPRGLPSNVTTLSLSANKITLLGRGSFEGVTGVTSLWLAHNRIATVEEGTLAILGQLKNLDMSHNQIVDFPWEDLRNLSALQLLKMNNNRMAYLPGGAFRTLRDLRSLRINNNHFATLAEGTFEPLTSLSHLQIYNNPFNCTCQLMWLKNWTESTLISIPEREAIACVAPEAWKGLPLAKIPAIPCSAPTVALTYHPNLERTSLAYGLTLALHCQASGSPPPELLWHIQTSSGQTLELPNRNKSEQSNRLPSEEGKPEPFRTFSNGTLVITHLSKKEEGTYTCLASNEMGSNRSSVHVALADAPKDPDAPGIQTSIGEGKAEGKVSKNNVMKPDERSKTPTLSRPTPSRNYHASPNSSDGARAEFPDSPSQPPDFEKRCGPSPGPRYVSNHAAFNQSAAALKPHSFDLGVIALDVSEREAKVQLTPFFPSSSSSKPEKAHLRWLYLCEEKPPGSRPSLVQWSQIQEGINTYWFQALRPGTNYSVCLSYAGEDCPVQVVFTTKQEVPSLLIIVVVSIFLLGVATVPLLGATCCHLLSTYQGKTYKLILRARNPDQMEKHMAADFDPRASYLGSEKNEDPSEVGEGVGEEEEEEEEGNGAGRGEMGRAATSQGQLARDESMAASSLADSQSKTNPEEFEVGSEYSDRLPLGAEAVTIAQEINGNYKQPPR